The genomic stretch GGTTGGCGTACAGCCCTTCCAGCAGCATGGCGTACATGATCCGCCGCTGTACGGGCTTCAGACCGTCGCGCACGTCGGGCAGCGCACGATCCACGATCACGTTCATGGCGTAGTTGATGAAGTTGGTCTTGACTTCGCTGGTGATGTCAACGGGATGAATTCCGGTCATGTGGCTCCAGTCGGGGGCGCGGCGGGCAGGCAGCCCGCTCGCGGAGGGAAGGACGAGTCCCGGCGCAGGCACCGGGTATGACACGATTCTACCACACTATTATGTCTCTAGCGTAATAGCTGCCGTGCCCTCAATACCCACAGTGTACCGCATCGCCGGCCCGGAACCGGTGCGTCGGTGGCGCGTGAAACCCCCCGCCAGCGCGGCAATCGGTGCCCGAGACCACCGGTGGCCAGAGCCGGGCGCCGGCCGTCCCCTGGCGCCGTACGGTCGGCCGCGGCGCACGCGCTCCCCGTCGTGCCCGGTCTTGTCAGGACTGTGCAACAGTGCCGCGCCTATGATGCGCGGCGATGCTTGCCGAACTGACGCAACTCGTGAATGACGTGGACGGTGCGTGGGCCGCCGCCATCGGCGGACTGGACGGCCTGCTCATCGAGGGGCACAGTGCCGGCAGCGCCGACCTGAGCCTGCTGGTGGCCGAGCACGCCGGACTGCTGCGCTCGGCGGGCAGTTCGTACGCCCACACGCTGGGCGGCGGACACGCGCGCGAACTGTATGTGCGCGGTGAGCGCCTGAGCGTGTACCTGCATCCCATCAAGACCGAGTACTACCTGCTGCTGGCCCTGGATGCCCGCAGCAATCTCGGGCAGGCGCGGCTGTATGGCCGGGACGCCGCCCGCAAACTGGGGGCCATGCTGTGATCATCGACGCACTCCAGGGCCTGTCCGGCGGGGTCGCGGCTGCCCTTGTCGGGCCAGACGGCCTGCCCATCGAATCGCAGGGCGAGGGCGGCGACGCCCTGGCCGCCGAACTGGCGGCGCTGCGGGCGACCTTCGACCGGGTGGGCCGCCGCCTGGGAGCCGGAGACGTCACGCGGCTCACCATGACCAGCGAACGGGTCGAGGTGGTCGCGGTGACCAGTGGCCAGCACGTGATCGGCGTGGCGCTGGCCCGTGGCCAGGACACCCGCAGTGCCCAGCAGGCCCTGGCGCGGGTGGCGCTCGACCTCCTGCCCCTGCCGCGCGTGGAGGGCTGATGCTCGACACGCTGATGGCCGTACGCGGCATGACCCACGTCCTGCTGATCGACCACAACGGCTCAGTCCTGAGTTCGGCCGGGCTGGAGCCGGGTCTCCTGAAACGGGAACTCGGGCTCGTCGCCGCCGGCAAGGCGGTGATCGGCAGCCTCCAGACCACGCTGGACGCGGCCGGCTGGAGCGAGCTGCTGCTCGATCTCGACAGCGGCCCGGTGCTGCTCACGCCCTTCGGCCCACAGATCCTGGTGACCGCCTTCGACGACGTCACCAGCCTGGGCCGCGTGCGCTTCGCGGTGCGCCGGCTCCTCAACCCGTGATCCACGGTTCGGGACAGGCGCGACCCGGACGATCGTCACCGACCCGCATGCCACCCCGGCGCTAGGGTGAGGCCATGATGGATCGCCCCCGCCGCCTGCGCCGGACGCCCGCCCTGCGGGCCCTGACCCGCGAGATACAGCTGCACCCCTCGCAGTTCATCCACCCGATCTTCGTCCACGAGCGAGACGACGTGACGCCGATCGCGACGATGCCCGGCGTGA from Deinococcus sp. AB2017081 encodes the following:
- a CDS encoding roadblock/LC7 domain-containing protein produces the protein MLAELTQLVNDVDGAWAAAIGGLDGLLIEGHSAGSADLSLLVAEHAGLLRSAGSSYAHTLGGGHARELYVRGERLSVYLHPIKTEYYLLLALDARSNLGQARLYGRDAARKLGAML
- a CDS encoding roadblock/LC7 domain-containing protein, whose translation is MIIDALQGLSGGVAAALVGPDGLPIESQGEGGDALAAELAALRATFDRVGRRLGAGDVTRLTMTSERVEVVAVTSGQHVIGVALARGQDTRSAQQALARVALDLLPLPRVEG
- a CDS encoding roadblock/LC7 domain-containing protein; protein product: MLDTLMAVRGMTHVLLIDHNGSVLSSAGLEPGLLKRELGLVAAGKAVIGSLQTTLDAAGWSELLLDLDSGPVLLTPFGPQILVTAFDDVTSLGRVRFAVRRLLNP